TTTTTGCAAACTTCGTGTAAAAATAAAAAACCAACAGTAAATTATTTGTGTAATCTTGATTATCGTAAAATGAAAAGACCTCTTGTACTCACCGCTATTTTAACGATGATGGTTCTCTCATCGTATGCTCAGCGCCCTTTTCGCCTGACATTCGTTGCCAACCCACAATTTTCGTGGTTAACCTCCGATTCGAAGAGTGTTAGTAACGACCAGGCTCACCTCGGATTCGATTATGGTGTTGAAGCCGACATTTTTCTCGGGAACGAAAGTTATGCGCTGACGACCGGTTTAACGATGAACCAGACAGGAGGAAACCTGATTTACCAGACCGGACAGAACTTTACGTTTGCCGGCGAATCGCTTCCTTCGGGAACGCAAATCGAGTATCGCTTGAAATACCTTGAAATGCCCCTGGCTATTAAGCTTCGATCGAAAGACTTTGGACGGCTAAATATCTACGCACAATTCGGATTGACAAACTGGCTGAATATTAAATCATCGGGTACCAGCAGCGACGGAACACTGAATGACGCCAGCATCAATGATGAGATTAAAATGTTCAGCATGGGCCTGAATATTGGTTTTGGTATCGAGCACGATCTGGGTGGGAACAATGCCCTCACAGCCGGTGTTGTTTACAACAACGGCTTCACCGATGTGACCTCCAATCCGTCTGTCAACGACAACACCAACCTCAAAACGCTGCGGTTTCGCCTCGGATTCATTTTTTAATTAGATAACTGACATTAAGCATACGCTGAAACAATGAAAATTGCGCTGGCTCAACTCAATTACCACATTGGTAATTTTCAGGATAACAAGGAAAAAATCATCCGCCATATCGGAAAAGCCCGTGAAGCGGGGGCCGAACTGGTCGTTTTCTCTGAATTGTCGGTAACGGGATACTACCCGCACGATTTGCTCGAACGAAAAGAATTTATCGAGCATTCGCAGAAAACCATCGAAGAAATTGCCCGGCATTGTACCGGCATTGCAGCGTTGGTGGGCGGACCAAGTATCAACCGGAGCCCGAAGGGAAAAATGCTGTACAATAGTGCCTTTTTCCTGAAAGACGGCAAGATTGAAAGCGTGCACCACAAAACTTTGCTGCCGACCTACGATGTTTTTGATGAATACCGCCATTTTGAGCCCAACCGTAATTTCGAATTGATCGAGCTGAACGGCAAAAAGCTGGCGGTGACCATTTGTGAGGACTTGTGGTACAACCAACCGGTGCTAAGCGCTTTCGGACGGGAAAAACTGTATGCGGTTTCCCCGATGAAGGAGTATGCCAAACAAAACCCTGATTTGGTTATCAACCTTTCTGCATCGCCGTTCTCCTACAACCAGGAAAAACTCCGCAAAGACATTTTGCTAAACAATGCCCGCGATTTCAATATCCCGATTGTTTACGTCAACCAGGTGGGAGCGCAAACCGAAATCATTTTTGATGGCGGGTCACTCTTTATCGACGCCAATGGCGATGTGGTCAGTGAAATGGCTTATTTCGAAGAGGACTTTCGGATTATCGATACAGAAAATACCAACTCGAAGGACACCTTACGCGAATACGAGCCGATTGAAAAAATTCACGATGCACTGGTTTTAGGTATCAGGGATTATTTCGGGAAAATGGGCTTCAAACAGGCAACCCTGGGACTTTCCGGCGGAATCGATTCGGCTGTTACCGTTGTGCTGGCTGTTTTGGCTCTTGGACCTGAAAATGTGCGTGTGTTGCTAATGCCTTCTAAATATTCGTCGGAGCATTCCATTACCGACGCCCGCGATCTGGCTGAAAATCTGGGAATTCAGTATGAAATTGTCAATATCCACGAAATGGTCGACGCTTTCGATCATTCACTGGCTCCGGTTTTCGAAGGACGAGAGCCCGATGTAACCGAAGAAAATATACAAGCCCGCATCCGCGGAACACTAATGATGGCCATATCCAATAAGTTCGGACATATCCTTTTGAATACATCCAATAAAAGTGAAGCAGCCGTTGGCTACGGAACGCTGTATGGCGACATGAACGGTGGCCTTTCGGTTTTAGGCGACGTATACAAATCGGATGTATTTGCCATGGCTCGCTTTATGAATCGCGAGCGGGAAGTGATTCCGGAAAATACGATCATCAAGCCGCCGTCGGCCGAATTACGACCTGATCAAAAAGATTCAGATTCGTTACCTGATTATGATATTTTGGATAAAATTCTTTTCAACTATATCGAGTTGGCCAAAAGCCCGAGAGAAATCATCGAAATGGGATTTGAAGAGGACACGGTTCACATGGCTGTGCGAAAAGTTAACATAAACGAATACAAGCGATTCCAAACGCCTCCAATCCTTCGGGTTTCCTCTAAAGCATTCGGCTTTGGACGTAAAATGCCACTGGTCGCAAAGTACCCTTATTGACAATATTAAGGTTTTATATATGGCATTTCCTCAGACCTCTTAAATCTGAGTTTACAATTCCTTCAAATTAATTTTATATTTGGATTAATTATTTAACTTTGATGCTGTATAACATAAATGCCCGAATTATATGTTTAGTTCAAACTTTGACCTCGAAGGTCAATTTGAAGACAACAAAACAATATTTTATCTCCTGACTCCCGAGGAGAAGGCAGAAGTAGAGAAACATCAGACCTTAACCTATTACAAGAAAAATGAGTATATCTTCAAAGAAGGTGACAAACCTGCCGGAATGCAGTACCTGAAGGAAGGTAAAATCAAAATTTTCAAGGAAGGGGTTGGCGGTCGCGAGCAAATCATCCGGATGGTTAAACAGAACGGTTTGATTGGATACCGGTCCTTACTTGCCGATGAAA
This Prolixibacter sp. NT017 DNA region includes the following protein-coding sequences:
- a CDS encoding porin family protein yields the protein MKRPLVLTAILTMMVLSSYAQRPFRLTFVANPQFSWLTSDSKSVSNDQAHLGFDYGVEADIFLGNESYALTTGLTMNQTGGNLIYQTGQNFTFAGESLPSGTQIEYRLKYLEMPLAIKLRSKDFGRLNIYAQFGLTNWLNIKSSGTSSDGTLNDASINDEIKMFSMGLNIGFGIEHDLGGNNALTAGVVYNNGFTDVTSNPSVNDNTNLKTLRFRLGFIF
- a CDS encoding NAD+ synthase, encoding MKIALAQLNYHIGNFQDNKEKIIRHIGKAREAGAELVVFSELSVTGYYPHDLLERKEFIEHSQKTIEEIARHCTGIAALVGGPSINRSPKGKMLYNSAFFLKDGKIESVHHKTLLPTYDVFDEYRHFEPNRNFELIELNGKKLAVTICEDLWYNQPVLSAFGREKLYAVSPMKEYAKQNPDLVINLSASPFSYNQEKLRKDILLNNARDFNIPIVYVNQVGAQTEIIFDGGSLFIDANGDVVSEMAYFEEDFRIIDTENTNSKDTLREYEPIEKIHDALVLGIRDYFGKMGFKQATLGLSGGIDSAVTVVLAVLALGPENVRVLLMPSKYSSEHSITDARDLAENLGIQYEIVNIHEMVDAFDHSLAPVFEGREPDVTEENIQARIRGTLMMAISNKFGHILLNTSNKSEAAVGYGTLYGDMNGGLSVLGDVYKSDVFAMARFMNREREVIPENTIIKPPSAELRPDQKDSDSLPDYDILDKILFNYIELAKSPREIIEMGFEEDTVHMAVRKVNINEYKRFQTPPILRVSSKAFGFGRKMPLVAKYPY